A window of Silurus meridionalis isolate SWU-2019-XX chromosome 4, ASM1480568v1, whole genome shotgun sequence contains these coding sequences:
- the LOC124384631 gene encoding little elongation complex subunit 1-like, with translation MVMISALLPGTTSSAWIFCVHNWAGLGPLPILYGSGSSVVKVRGSSPRITKFHSWLTQCSAPGFLSSLGKDLWLILNTWLRQARTEQTPFRDVCVAAVFRLLGRLGQLGLKENLLMSFENLAKSINQFGMQNFSKGMPWEVQLSVIYATHDLAPSNPEAALKTLESWRKNSTQPVPPAVIKCITQISFLCHQTKSQNSKKLL, from the exons ATGGTTATGATCTCTGCCCTGCTACCTGGAACtacatcttcagcctggatcttctgtgtgcacaactgggctggacTTGGACCATTACCAATATTATACG gaagtggtagctcagtggtgaaggtcaggggttcaagccccaggatcACCAAGTTCCATTCATGGCTGACCCAGTGCTCTGCCCCCGGCTTTCTATCATCACTGgg gaAGGATCTTTGGCTGATCCTGAACACTTGGCTGAGGCAAGCAAGAACAGAGCAAACACCGTTCCGAGACGTCTGTGTAGCAGCAgttttcaggctacttg GGCGACTTGGTCAACTAGGACTTAAGGAGAACCTGCTAATGTCATTTGAAAATCTGGCAAAAAGCATAAATCAGTTTGGAATGCAAAACTTCTCAAAAG GTATGCCATGGGAagtgcagctctcagtcatctatgccactcatgatctggcacccagcaacccTGAAGCAGCTCTGAAGACATTGGAATCATGGAGGAAAAACAGCACACAGCCCGTTCCCCCAGCCGTCATCAAATGCATTACGCAAATCAGCTTCCTTTGTCATCAGACCAAGTCACAAAACTCTAAGAAACTACTGTAG
- the LOC124384628 gene encoding RING finger protein 225-like, whose protein sequence is MDRSPYAPDSPTEPTAPSTAPCTTPCTTTTSCTMEVSEAQVFCNDDLPELECAVCFSQFNNVFNTPKVLQCGHTFCLECLARINIKSSQPDSLQCPLCRAYTPVPTLGLPKLATDIVVLSCLPEAMQRVYSIHFNRNRGKLQLKGIPSSVPPSPNRQHRSLDLGEQVNTELEQDPPSSVCSRFILIMMVAFFIIVSFLILSAFILHNLKQS, encoded by the coding sequence ATGGATCGCTCTCCTTATGCCCCTGACAGCCCCACGGAGCCCACAGCGCCTTCTACAGCACCATGCACAACaccctgcaccaccaccacgtctTGCACCATGGAGGTCTCTGAAGCCCAGGTTTTCTGTAATGATGACCTCCCAGAGCTGGAGTGTGCCGTGTGTTTCAGTCAGTTCAACAACGTCTTCAACACACCCAAAGTGCTGCAATGTGGCCACACCTTCTGCCTGGAGTGCCTCGCACGCATCAACATAAAATCCTCTCAGCCCGACAGCCTGCAGTGCCCTCTGTGCAGAGCGTACACCCCTGTGCCCACCCTGGGCCTCCCTAAACTGGCGACAGACATCGTGGTGCTGTCCTGCCTCCCCGAGGCCATGCAGCGTGTCTACAGCATCCACTTCAACCGCAACAGAGGCAAGCTGCAGTTGAAGGGCATCCCCAGCTCTGTCCCACCTTCCCCGAACCGTCAGCACCGCAGCCTGGACCTCGGGGAGCAAGTCAACACTGAGCTGGAACAGGATCCACCCAGCAGTGTCTGCTCCCGCTTCATCCTGATCATGATGGTAGCATTCTTTATCATCGTTTCCTTCCTCATTCTCTCAGCTTTTATCTTACACAATTTAAAGCAGAGTTAG